The genomic segment ATAAGCCATTTTCTTTTGCAGTTGTTTTCGAATCAAGTGCCTTTTCTACTAAGCGATTAACGCCTCTTTTGCCTTCATGCTCCCCGCAGGTTAGAACTGCAAACTTCTCTCTTAATTTTGAAACGTCCTTCACATATTCTTTGTTGATCTCTCTTTGAAGTGGGTCTTGAACTAGTGGAATACAAACGCCGTCAAGATCCTGAACTATTAAAATATTTTGTTCGTTGATTATAATGTTAATAAGTTCTTCTTTCATCTTAAATATTTTCATAAAAGAAGCCTTTAAATATTAGTTTACACTAGATCAAATGAAGATACACTTTCTTGATAGTTATTGTTCTTAAATAATTATATAGAGATATATTCAGTATAGTAAAAACTATTTTTAAAAGTTTCTAATTATTGTATATAATCTAATTGAATGAAAATGAACTGTGTTTGATAAGAATTTACGTAATAGCTTTTTTGCTGAGCCTTATTCAAGTGAGCCTTTAGCCATAAGAATCAGAGAGGTTTTGAATGGAAAAGTCGGATTTTACAGTGTCGGCTTATACCCTGCCTCTCTTGCCTATAACTGTGCGTTGCAAAATGAAGGCTTCAACATTCTTCTAGCCCCAAGAGACGGTAGAGAACTCTTTGGAGCTTTTTCTGATATTGATCTCTCTGAAATGGATAACGGTATAAAAAATAAAATTGAATCTATGGCAATCCCAAATGAAGATAAATCAGGCAGATATAATACTCTTAAGGATTTATTGATTAACTGTGAATTAGTTGTTTTGAGTTCAAATAGTAAACATATAATAACTGACCTTGATTTAGCATTCAAGCTCAGAAAAGAGCTAAATCGAGATAATGTTTTAATTGCATGCTTGGTTGGATCATTTTGCCATGATCATAATTTGAACGAATCTTTTGTGTTGTGCGAAAAATTAAATAAACTAGCTTTCTTTTCAGGGTTTCATCGACACGGAGCTCTTCGAAATCCATTAGATAGTTTTACAGCTAACTTTTGTCATCCAGACTCTATGAATGCAATATTAGGTGCAAAATTATTAAATAAAATTTCACCAAATATTCAAGTTTCTGCAGGTATACATAATGTTGAAGGTCAATACATTAAAGCTGCTAAAAATATATCTTCAATCTTTGCGGGTTTTGGTCATACTTTTCATAAGAATAATCCTGGATTGCTACCAACTTTATTAACTCTATTATTAGATCAGTGCTTAGATCAGGCTGCCTACGTTTCAATGAGTCGAACAGATAGGGAGGACTTATATTCTAAACAACCTTTTCCTATTACCGAACTTGGATATAGCGTCCAACGCATAGAGGCCTCCTATGTTAAGGATGGAGATTTTGTTCAGGTTAGAGATCATACTTTTACTCAACTGAAAGCTATGGTTGCGGATGTGAGAGGGAGTATGATGTTGCCTGTAAGTGGTAACCCAACTAGGAATTTTCAAGCTGGTCAAGTCCTGGCTGAGAGGATGATTGAGTATAAAAGATGTCCAAAAGGTGTAGATGAATTTATAGAATGGTGCGAAAGATCGGGTCTTAAGCGTGGAGCTTTAGAAGGAATAAACTCTTTAAATTATTGGCCAAATATTTTAAGAAAGTATTCAATACCCTTGAATAATTCCTCAATGATTAATCTTTTATATATGTGTATATTGGGACCTGTTGAGATAAAAAATTGTATTTATAATGTTATGTCAAGTAGCCGTGAATTAGCCAACTATTGTCAAGAATCTGTTAAGTCATCACAAAACAAGAAAATATCTGAAGCACTAGATAATTTCCATTTAAAAACTTCTGTAGATTTTGTAACAAAGTCACTAATTGATGATGATAAATTATTTTTTGAAAATAATGAGATTGGCTTTGATAATCCACTAGGAGCACAAAATATGCCGATTTATAATAAAGTTATTGATTACATGGAGACCTATTTATTAGAATCTAATCTATAAAATAAACCCTATGAATTTTGAAAAAATAAGTTTAATTACTTCCAATTTTTTTGATAACAGTAAACTTTTAAATATTGATTTTATAGATTCTGGCCTTATAAATAAAACGTATATTATTGAACATCTAATTAATGGGAAAAAGTCTAAATTTGTTTTACAGTGTCTTAGTAATATCTTTGAATCCTATGAGAAAATTAATATGAATCATAAATTAATAACTAATCATATTAAAAATAAAATTAAAGGAAATTATCTTAAATCTAGCAATCAAAGATGGGAAGTTCCAAGTTTAATTAAGTGTAATTCTAATAACCTTTTTGTATTTCCTTTTTGCGAAGGTTTTTGGCGAGCTATGGAATATATAGATGACACTTTTAACTTTGATATTTTAGAAGATAATAAAATGGCTTATCAAACTGGTCTTGGTCTTGCTAAGTTTCATGAAATATGCTCTGATATTGACCTTGCAAAATTAGAAAATACTATTAAAGATTTTCATGATACAAAAAAATACATTGATCAATTTCATATGACTATTAAAGATTTTAACTTTATTAAATTAGACGATAATGTAAATAAAAGGGTTCAAAATTTAATTGATAGTTTATCCAATCATATCTTATATATTGAATCTTTATTAGGATATTTAAATAAAAAATCAATACAACCTTGTTTAATTCATGGTGATCCGAAGTTAAGTAATTTTCTTTTTGATATTCAAAATAAATATGTTGTTTCTTTGATTGATCTAGATACTGTATCTTCTGGTTGTTTGCCTACTGATTTGGCTGATTGTATTCGATCCATTTGTAATATTGCTGGCGAGGATCCAGATAATATAGAGAATGTATTTTTTGATGTCGATTGTTTTAATTATTTTCTCAAAGGTTATTTCTCTTCTTCTAATAAAAATTATGATTACGGTTTTGGTCTCCTTCTCGAATTTATTTATTTGATAATTGTTGAATTAATTATTAGATTCCTGAATGACTTTTTACAATCAAATAGGTACTTCAAAGTAAAATATCAAACTCACAATCTATATAGAGCAGAGGTGCAATATCGATTGCTTGCTAGTTTCATTACTCAAATTCCTACTTTGTCAAATTCACTTCTTGGAATTGGGATTTCTTCAAACTCAAATTTTGTCTTCGATGTACAAAATATTGTTTAGGGTTTCACATAATCCAACTTATCACTAAAGTAAAATCGATATTTATTTTTTCTTGTGGCAAAGGAATTAACCCATAGAGCCGATGAGCTTAAACAATTAGGTTGGAATCAGGAAGATTTGTACAAATACATTGAGTTATGGGATTACAGACAAAGGTGGGGCTCTATAAATCTAGAGAGAGAAGATAGGTTGTTTCTAAGAAAAGCAGAATCTTTATTGCCTGAAATTTCTAAAAGCAAAGTTTCAGTTAAAAAACCTCTCAAGGAAAAGTCATATTATTGCTGGATTCAGTTTTTCCTGAATGAAATGAATGATTTTGAGTTGAATGAAAATTTAGACGATGGCATGAGAGGTATTTGGCCTATTTTTCTAGAGGAGGAACTTCGAGTAATTGATTATTTCGAACCAGTTTTAGGCTTGCCGGATACAATTAAGGCTAAATTAATCGGCCCAATTAGAGAGAACTTGGTCAAAACAGCTTTAGAAATCTACAAAGATTCAGTTATTACAAAGCAATTTGATTTCCAAAGGGCTTTGGCTAATGCCAAATCTAGTGGTAAAAACTCTAGTTGGAGATCTCTTAGAGATGGTGATTTTGAGAGCAATCAAGACTATCAAATTATTTATAAAGATAACGTTCTTGAATTCCGTAAGAAAGTCAATGAAAAGCTTTTATCATTTATAAAAGAGAATTTACCATCTCTAGCTGAGTCAGATAAATCTTTACCTCCTAATGATTGGATAAATTAATAGCCAATTCTGAACTTATGTGGCTAAAAAGAAAATAGAGATAATTAATTCTTTGACTTCCCAACGTTTTGAAACTCTTCAATTGCATGCAGGTCAAGTACCAGATCCTGTTACCAATTCTAGAGCGGTTCCTATTTATCAGACAAGTTCATATGTTTTTAACGATGTAGATCATGGAGCAAATTTATTTGGTTTGAAGGAATTTGGAAATATTTATACGCGCTTGATGAATCCTACAACGGATGTTTTCGAAAAAAGAATTGCAGCACTTGAAGGAGGAGTAGCTGCTTTAGCAACAGCATCAGGACAGTCTGCACAATTCATTGCGATTACAAACTTCCTTACTGCAGGAGACAGCTTCGTATCAACATCGTTTTTGTACGGTGGCAGCTATAACCAATTCAAAGTTCAATTTCCACGATTAGGAATCAATGTCAAGTTTGCTGATGGTGATGATGCAGAAAGCTTTGAAGAACAAATTGATTCATCTACAAAAGCAATTTATGTAGAGTCAATGGGTAATCCTAGGTTTAACATCCCTGATTTTGAGGGACTATCGAAATTAGCTAAATCGAAAAATATCCCTTTAATTGTAGATAACACTCTTGGTGCTGCTGGAGCTTTAATTCGTCCTATTGAACATGGAGCAGATGTGGTTGTTCAAAGTGCTACAAAATGGATAGGAGGACATGGAACAAGTCTTGGAGGGGTAATTGTTGATGCTGGGACTTTTGATTGGGGAAATGGAAAAT from the Prochlorococcus marinus str. NATL2A genome contains:
- a CDS encoding aminoglycoside phosphotransferase family protein produces the protein MNHKLITNHIKNKIKGNYLKSSNQRWEVPSLIKCNSNNLFVFPFCEGFWRAMEYIDDTFNFDILEDNKMAYQTGLGLAKFHEICSDIDLAKLENTIKDFHDTKKYIDQFHMTIKDFNFIKLDDNVNKRVQNLIDSLSNHILYIESLLGYLNKKSIQPCLIHGDPKLSNFLFDIQNKYVVSLIDLDTVSSGCLPTDLADCIRSICNIAGEDPDNIENVFFDVDCFNYFLKGYFSSSNKNYDYGFGLLLEFIYLIIVELIIRFLNDFLQSNRYFKVKYQTHNLYRAEVQYRLLASFITQIPTLSNSLLGIGISSNSNFVFDVQNIV
- a CDS encoding O-acetylhomoserine aminocarboxypropyltransferase/cysteine synthase family protein, which produces MTSQRFETLQLHAGQVPDPVTNSRAVPIYQTSSYVFNDVDHGANLFGLKEFGNIYTRLMNPTTDVFEKRIAALEGGVAALATASGQSAQFIAITNFLTAGDSFVSTSFLYGGSYNQFKVQFPRLGINVKFADGDDAESFEEQIDSSTKAIYVESMGNPRFNIPDFEGLSKLAKSKNIPLIVDNTLGAAGALIRPIEHGADVVVQSATKWIGGHGTSLGGVIVDAGTFDWGNGKYPLMSQPSAAYHGLVHWDAFGFGSDICGMLGVPADRNIAFALRARLEGLRDWGPAISPFNSFLLLQGLETLSLRIERHCSNALALAKWLDNHSKVDNVSYPGLPSDKYHSRASNFMTNRGKGSMLIFSLKGGFDDAVKFINSLKLSSHLANVGDAKTLVIHPASTTHQQLSPEEQLSAGVTPTMVRVSVGIEHIDDILEDFEQALNLI